A genomic segment from Nitrospira sp. encodes:
- a CDS encoding proteasome-type protease has translation MTFCLGMKVEDGLVGIADTRVTTGAECITAGKVSIHQHGRHSMFLMTSGLRSVRDKAVTYFDEAIGESDQTFDKLFKAVNVFATQIRRVAEEDKNALYNAGLIFNLHALVGGQLENDQDHKLFLIYPQGNWVEVSEGTPYCIIGESGYGKPLLDRVLRYRSNLDLALKVGFLAFDATRTSSTSVEYPLDVVLYRHDTFDILQHRFQKEDLAEISSWWQSRIYESVEKLPSKWVDHLLESLPHTTRSPLNHSGAPSS, from the coding sequence ATGACCTTTTGCTTGGGCATGAAAGTCGAGGACGGCCTCGTCGGCATTGCGGATACCCGCGTAACCACCGGCGCGGAATGCATCACCGCGGGCAAGGTATCGATTCATCAACATGGTCGCCACTCGATGTTCCTCATGACGTCGGGGTTACGCTCCGTGCGCGACAAGGCCGTCACCTATTTCGATGAAGCCATCGGGGAAAGCGATCAAACCTTCGATAAATTGTTCAAGGCGGTCAACGTCTTCGCCACGCAGATCCGCCGCGTGGCCGAGGAGGACAAGAATGCGCTGTACAACGCCGGGTTGATTTTCAATCTCCACGCCCTGGTCGGCGGTCAATTGGAAAACGATCAGGACCACAAACTTTTCCTCATCTACCCGCAGGGGAACTGGGTGGAAGTCAGTGAAGGGACCCCCTACTGCATCATCGGTGAATCAGGCTACGGCAAACCGCTCCTGGATCGAGTGCTTCGATACCGCAGCAACTTGGACCTCGCCCTCAAGGTCGGGTTCCTCGCCTTCGACGCCACCCGCACCAGTTCGACCAGCGTGGAATATCCGCTGGATGTCGTGCTGTACCGGCACGACACGTTCGACATCCTCCAACACCGCTTTCAGAAGGAGGATCTGGCCGAGATCTCCTCCTGGTGGCAATCCCGCATTTACGAGTCGGTCGAAAAACTTCCGTCGAAATGGGTCGACCACCTGCTGGAATCGCTTCCTCACACCACAAGGTCCCCCTTGAATCATTCCGGCGCCCCTTCCTCGTAA
- a CDS encoding ATP synthase epsilon chain: protein MAGKILLEVVTPEKLLLSQDVDMVIAPGIEGEFGVLPGHCHFLSTLRIGELRYQTGDVWHYMSVLWGFAEVTPAKVTVMAEIAEKAEDIDVGRAQQAVDKAEQRLQAGGLPSEVKEAQISLEKARLRKKIADRARKAGHA, encoded by the coding sequence ATGGCGGGAAAGATTCTATTAGAGGTGGTCACGCCGGAGAAGCTGCTCTTGAGCCAGGATGTCGATATGGTCATAGCGCCAGGTATCGAGGGAGAATTCGGAGTGTTGCCGGGACACTGTCATTTCCTCTCGACTCTCCGGATCGGTGAACTTCGGTACCAGACGGGAGATGTCTGGCACTATATGTCGGTCCTCTGGGGTTTTGCGGAAGTCACTCCCGCCAAAGTGACCGTGATGGCCGAGATCGCCGAAAAGGCTGAAGACATCGATGTCGGTCGCGCTCAGCAGGCGGTCGACAAGGCCGAGCAACGCCTGCAGGCCGGCGGACTTCCGTCGGAAGTCAAAGAAGCTCAGATCAGTCTCGAAAAAGCCCGCCTTCGCAAGAAGATCGCTGACCGCGCTCGCAAGGCCGGTCACGCCTAA
- a CDS encoding ATP synthase beta chain: MSTGKVIQVIGPVVDVEFPPGHLPNIYNALKVTQEENKAAGTPAVRITLEVAQHLGENRVRGVAMSSTDGLTRGMEVQDTGAAISVPVGRETLGRLINVLGEPVDEKGPVKTKKTYPIHRPAPKLEDQETKTEVLETGIKVVDLLEPYSKGGKVGLFGGAGVGKTVIIMELINNIALHHGGFSVFAGVGERTREGNDLWHEMQESKVIDPDDYTKSKAALVYGQMNEPPGARLRVGLTGLTVAEYFRDEENQDVLLFVDNIFRFTQAGSEVSALLGRMPSAVGYQPNLSTEMGALQERITSTKRGSITSVQAIYVPADDLTDPAPATAFAHLDATTVLSRQLAELGIYPAVDPLDSTSRILDPQIIGEEHYKIARGVQSVLQRYKDLQDIIAILGMDELSEDDKMVVARARKIQRFLSQPFHVAEAFTGAPGKYVKLKDTVRSFKEILDGKYDHLPEQAFYMVGPIEEAVAKAEKMGVKV, translated from the coding sequence GTGAGCACAGGAAAGGTCATTCAAGTCATCGGTCCGGTGGTGGACGTCGAGTTTCCTCCCGGCCATCTCCCGAACATCTACAATGCGCTGAAGGTGACGCAGGAAGAGAATAAAGCGGCCGGCACACCGGCGGTGCGGATTACGCTCGAAGTCGCGCAGCATCTTGGAGAGAATCGCGTGCGGGGCGTGGCGATGTCATCGACGGACGGATTGACGCGCGGGATGGAGGTGCAGGACACGGGGGCTGCCATCTCGGTGCCGGTCGGACGCGAGACTCTGGGGCGACTGATCAATGTGCTCGGTGAACCGGTCGATGAGAAGGGGCCCGTCAAGACGAAAAAAACGTACCCGATCCACCGGCCGGCGCCGAAGTTGGAAGATCAAGAGACCAAGACCGAAGTACTCGAAACCGGCATTAAGGTCGTCGATCTGCTCGAACCCTACAGCAAGGGCGGAAAGGTCGGACTCTTCGGCGGCGCCGGCGTCGGGAAGACCGTCATCATCATGGAGCTCATCAACAACATCGCCCTGCATCACGGCGGCTTCTCCGTCTTTGCCGGCGTCGGTGAGCGGACTCGCGAGGGCAACGATCTTTGGCACGAAATGCAAGAGTCCAAAGTCATCGATCCGGATGACTATACGAAGTCAAAAGCCGCGCTGGTCTATGGCCAGATGAATGAACCGCCCGGTGCGCGCCTTCGGGTGGGCTTGACCGGCCTGACGGTCGCCGAATATTTCCGGGATGAAGAAAACCAGGACGTGCTGCTGTTCGTGGACAATATCTTCCGATTCACCCAGGCCGGATCCGAAGTGTCGGCGCTGCTCGGGCGTATGCCGTCTGCGGTCGGTTACCAACCGAACCTGTCCACCGAAATGGGGGCGCTGCAGGAGCGCATCACCTCCACGAAGCGCGGTTCGATCACGTCGGTGCAGGCCATCTACGTGCCGGCCGACGACTTGACCGACCCGGCTCCGGCCACAGCCTTCGCTCACCTGGATGCGACGACTGTGTTGTCTCGGCAATTGGCCGAGTTGGGGATCTATCCGGCCGTCGATCCGTTAGACTCGACATCACGCATTCTCGATCCGCAGATCATCGGCGAGGAACATTACAAGATCGCGCGGGGCGTGCAATCCGTGCTGCAGCGGTACAAGGACTTGCAGGACATCATCGCGATTCTTGGTATGGATGAATTGTCCGAGGACGACAAGATGGTCGTCGCGCGGGCGCGCAAGATCCAACGGTTCCTGTCTCAACCGTTCCATGTGGCCGAAGCCTTCACCGGCGCGCCGGGCAAATACGTGAAGCTGAAGGACACGGTGCGCAGCTTCAAGGAAATTCTCGACGGCAAGTACGACCATTTGCCGGAACAGGCGTTCTATATGGTCGGGCCGATCGAAGAGGCGGTGGCGAAGGCGGAAAAAATGGGGGTAAAAGTCTAA
- a CDS encoding ATP synthase gamma chain → MPSLQSLRRKIAAFKNTQKITKAMKMVAAAKLKRSQDRILSARPYAHKMRGVLGNLSRRVNRSAHPLLQKREGRKVEVLVVTSDRGLCGGFNGNIVRKSAEFVRQCESQGLQVALSIVGRKGRDYFRRRTWPIRQEWTGVFDKLSFEHAIDIGGDLTDHFVRGTFDELYVVYNEFKSAIQQRVIVEKLFPVDAATEFGTVPTAAEETTGGSYLYEPDEAELLNVLVPKHFQVQAFRILLESAAAEHGARMAAMDGATRNAGQLIKKVTLYYNKTRQAAITKELMDIVGGAEALK, encoded by the coding sequence ATGCCGAGTTTACAAAGCCTGCGCCGCAAGATCGCGGCATTCAAGAACACCCAGAAGATCACCAAGGCCATGAAGATGGTCGCGGCGGCGAAGTTGAAACGGTCGCAAGACCGGATTCTCTCAGCAAGGCCCTACGCTCACAAGATGCGCGGGGTGCTGGGCAATCTCAGCCGACGGGTCAACCGTTCCGCCCATCCCCTCCTGCAGAAGCGCGAGGGGAGGAAAGTGGAAGTCCTGGTCGTGACCAGCGACCGCGGCCTCTGCGGCGGGTTCAACGGCAATATCGTCCGGAAGAGCGCCGAATTCGTGCGGCAATGCGAATCACAAGGGTTACAGGTCGCGCTGAGCATCGTCGGCCGCAAGGGACGCGATTATTTCCGCCGCCGTACTTGGCCGATCCGACAAGAATGGACCGGGGTGTTCGACAAGTTGAGCTTTGAGCACGCCATCGACATCGGCGGCGATTTGACCGACCATTTCGTCAGGGGCACGTTCGACGAATTGTACGTGGTCTACAATGAATTCAAATCCGCGATTCAACAACGGGTGATCGTGGAAAAACTGTTCCCGGTAGACGCCGCTACCGAATTCGGAACGGTTCCGACCGCTGCGGAAGAGACCACCGGCGGAAGTTATCTCTATGAGCCGGACGAAGCCGAATTGCTGAACGTGTTGGTTCCGAAACATTTTCAAGTGCAAGCCTTTCGGATCTTGCTGGAGTCCGCAGCGGCGGAACATGGCGCGCGTATGGCGGCGATGGACGGTGCGACCCGCAATGCGGGGCAGCTCATCAAAAAAGTGACCCTGTATTACAATAAGACCCGGCAAGCCGCCATCACGAAAGAACTCATGGATATCGTCGGCGGAGCGGAAGCGCTCAAATAG
- a CDS encoding ATP synthase alpha chain, which translates to MQIKAEEISSIIKEKIKGFDQQVDVSQTGSVIQVGDGIAKVYGLDGAMAGEMLEFPGGLYGIALNLEEDNVGAVLMGDDVGVKEGDPVKRTGRIAEIPVGEALIGRVVNAIGQPIDGKGPINSPHSSRIEVVAPGVNTRQSVREPLQTGIKAIDAMIPIGRGQRELIIGDRQTGKTAIAVDTIINQKGLGVFCIYVAVGQKRSTVARVVKTLEENHAMEYSMVVSATASDAAPMQFLAPFAGAAIGEYFRDNGKHALIVYDDLSKHAVAYRQLSLLLRRPPGREAYPGDVFYLHSRLLERAAKLSDKLGGGSLTALPIIETQAGDVSAYIPTNVISITDGQIYLGSDLFYSGIRPAINVGLSVSRVGGSAQIKTMRQVAGTLRLDLAQYREMAAFSQFGSELDKATQMQLARGVRMVELLKQGQYKPMPVADQVLSIYAGVNGFLDDVPVEKVQQFEADLLHYVQQHHPELKKEVTSIGKIDDKVGGRLKDIIIAFKQKMGYGAK; encoded by the coding sequence ATGCAGATCAAGGCAGAAGAGATCAGCTCCATCATTAAAGAGAAGATCAAGGGCTTCGACCAACAGGTGGATGTCAGCCAGACCGGCTCGGTCATCCAGGTCGGAGACGGCATTGCCAAGGTCTACGGATTAGACGGAGCCATGGCCGGTGAGATGCTTGAATTCCCGGGCGGCCTGTACGGGATCGCGTTGAACCTGGAAGAGGACAATGTCGGCGCGGTTTTGATGGGAGACGACGTCGGAGTCAAGGAGGGCGATCCCGTCAAGCGGACCGGCCGCATTGCGGAAATCCCGGTCGGTGAAGCATTGATCGGACGGGTGGTCAACGCCATCGGACAGCCGATCGACGGCAAGGGGCCGATCAACTCACCGCATTCCTCTCGGATCGAAGTCGTAGCGCCCGGGGTGAACACCCGCCAATCGGTCCGCGAGCCGTTGCAAACCGGCATCAAGGCCATCGATGCCATGATCCCCATCGGCCGCGGTCAGCGCGAGTTGATCATCGGCGACCGGCAGACCGGCAAGACCGCGATCGCCGTCGATACGATCATCAATCAGAAGGGCCTCGGTGTCTTCTGTATCTACGTAGCCGTCGGCCAAAAGCGTTCGACGGTTGCCCGTGTGGTGAAGACCCTCGAAGAGAACCATGCGATGGAGTACAGCATGGTGGTGTCGGCCACGGCCAGCGACGCTGCGCCGATGCAATTCCTGGCGCCTTTCGCCGGAGCGGCCATCGGCGAATACTTCCGCGACAACGGGAAACACGCCTTGATCGTCTACGACGACTTATCCAAGCATGCAGTCGCCTATCGTCAGTTGTCGTTGTTGCTTCGCCGTCCCCCTGGCCGTGAGGCCTACCCCGGCGACGTGTTCTATCTGCACTCGCGCCTGTTGGAGCGTGCTGCGAAGTTGAGTGATAAGCTCGGCGGCGGCAGTTTGACGGCCCTTCCGATCATCGAGACCCAAGCGGGCGACGTGTCGGCCTATATCCCGACCAACGTCATTTCGATCACCGATGGTCAGATTTATTTGGGTAGCGACCTGTTCTATTCGGGCATTCGTCCTGCGATCAACGTCGGTCTGTCGGTGTCCCGCGTCGGCGGTTCGGCACAGATCAAGACAATGAGACAGGTGGCGGGAACATTGCGGTTGGACCTCGCCCAATACCGAGAAATGGCGGCGTTCTCACAGTTCGGCAGCGAACTCGACAAGGCCACGCAAATGCAGCTCGCCCGCGGCGTGCGCATGGTGGAGTTGCTGAAACAGGGGCAATACAAGCCGATGCCGGTTGCGGATCAGGTGCTGTCGATTTATGCCGGTGTCAACGGCTTCCTGGACGACGTGCCGGTCGAAAAAGTGCAGCAGTTCGAAGCGGACTTGCTCCATTATGTTCAGCAGCACCATCCGGAACTCAAGAAGGAAGTGACCAGCATCGGCAAGATCGACGACAAAGTCGGCGGCCGGTTAAAAGACATCATCATTGCCTTCAAACAGAAAATGGGGTATGGCGCAAAATAA
- a CDS encoding ATP synthase delta chain gives MKTAVARRYAKALFELLDTASVEPARVALQGMGEAFAQSAALRHAVASPAFPEESKLSVLIELATRLGCPPIGKNFLDQLVKKNRVGFLPDIAEAFAKLVDASKGTQQVSVASARTLPIVEQDRITGRLRELLKRDVDVTFHTVPEHVAGLHIRLGSTVVDSTVRGRLSAMQRLLTKE, from the coding sequence ATGAAGACAGCCGTCGCACGTCGATACGCAAAAGCTCTGTTCGAACTTCTTGATACAGCCAGTGTCGAACCAGCCCGCGTGGCGTTGCAGGGGATGGGAGAGGCCTTTGCACAATCAGCGGCCTTGCGCCATGCGGTGGCATCTCCTGCCTTCCCGGAAGAAAGCAAGTTGAGTGTCCTGATCGAGCTGGCCACACGACTTGGATGTCCGCCGATCGGCAAGAATTTTCTGGACCAATTGGTGAAAAAAAATCGTGTCGGTTTTCTGCCGGACATCGCCGAGGCGTTCGCCAAGCTGGTGGACGCATCCAAAGGTACTCAACAGGTGTCTGTCGCATCCGCGAGGACCTTGCCGATAGTCGAGCAAGATCGGATCACCGGCCGGTTGCGCGAACTCTTGAAACGCGATGTCGATGTCACGTTCCATACCGTACCGGAACATGTCGCCGGCCTCCATATCCGTCTGGGCAGTACCGTCGTAGACAGCACGGTCCGGGGCCGACTGAGCGCCATGCAGCGATTGTTGACCAAGGAGTAG